A portion of the Oncorhynchus nerka isolate Pitt River linkage group LG27, Oner_Uvic_2.0, whole genome shotgun sequence genome contains these proteins:
- the zdhhc8b gene encoding LOW QUALITY PROTEIN: palmitoyltransferase ZDHHC8B (The sequence of the model RefSeq protein was modified relative to this genomic sequence to represent the inferred CDS: inserted 1 base in 1 codon) encodes MPNSVGKRFKPTKYIPVSTAATLLVGSTTLFFVFTCPWLTKAISPGVPLYNGVVFLFVLANFSMATFMDPGVFPRAEEDEDKDDDFRAPLYKNVEIKGIQVRMKWCATCHFYRPPRCSHCSVCDNCVEDFDHHCPWVNNCIGRRNYRYFFLFLLSLSIHMVGVFSFGLLFVLHHMEGLGTLHTTITLVVMCIAGLFFIPVMGLTGFHMVLVARGRTTNEQVTGKFRGGVNPFTQGCCGNIKYVLCAPLVPRYTGVDPRKKPPVSIQPPFIRPDISDRRISIKVSDNGIHTSILRSKSKISLDGLALDDKGLDTQPPLPPKXDRYNQLKSQLTSSKDSSLTGKTHPSTPAMYKYRPSFGTIPKVHYKAAGEKIVMPDDHHKASAILEEGRCHVDYRSEPNLDLPDYHNAPLHRTFQSSPLQLDSYLINSRSLSLKQAHQRRDKGQLPTLQPETATSTPYKSVFSPNTLSNRNGSLSYDSLLNPSISPATEAECMAHPGMPFMGFHTPYLPTKMCHVRGPELQSQRQQVPPSFNPMLGSRGIGMSMSRQSPRDRDPSPVRYDNLSKTIMASIQERKEMEEKEKLLLHHGGHSQAQAYNQAQDSGMFDSPGGYGLPPSACYPDGPRGPSSKGPTPPAYGGSRDNLMGVVSYGPRTPVLRSSGGSSLVRAPRTSSSSLHTDSSMQGGRASEPSYRSPAHQPHHSPAMPQSPSYTHQKLSFIHALERTDSPRLGGPREAMMQSKVNGQTDCHLGPNSSSAQGNPLSPSRHSNVKKVTGVGGTTYEISV; translated from the exons gTGCCCCTGGTTGACCAAAGCGATCTCCCCCGGTGTGCCTCTCTACAATGGCGTCGTCTTCCTCTTTGTGCTGGCCAACTTCAGCATGGCTACCTTCATGGACCCTGGAGTCTTCCCCAGAG CGGAGGAGGACGAGGACAAGGACGATGATTTCCGGGCGCCTCTCTACAAGAATGTGGAGATCAAGGGAATTCAGGTCCGGATGAAGTGGTGTGCCACCTGTCACTTCTACAGACCGCCCCGCTGCTCCCACTGCAGCGTGTGTGACAACTGCGTGGAG gactttgaccaccactgcccctggGTGAACAACTGCATCGGACGCAGGAACTACCGTTACTTCTTCCTGTTCCTGCTGTCGCTAAGCATCCACATGGTCGGCGTGTTCTCCTTCGGCCTACTGTTCGTGCTGCACCACATGGAGGGGCTGGGCACGCTGCATACTACCATCAC TCTGGTGGTGATGTGTATAGCAGGGCTCTTCTTCATTCCAGTCATGGGCCTGACAGGCTTCCATATGGTCCTTGTCGCCAGAGGTCGCACCACTAACGAACAG GTGACGGGCAAGTTCCGCGGAGGAGTAAATCCCTTCACGCAGGGTTGCTGTGGCAACATCAAGTATGTCCTGTGTGCTCCCTTGGTGCCCAG GTACACaggtgtggaccccaggaagaagccccctgtctccatccagccccccttcatcagaccagacatcTCTGACAGACGGATCAGCATCAAGGTCAGCGACAACGGGATCCACACCAGTATCCTCCGGTCTAAA TCCAAGATCAGTCTGGATGGCCTGGCCTTGGATGATAAAGGCCTAGACACCCAGCCCCCGCTGCCCCCAA CAGACCGCTACAACCAGCTGAAGAGCCAGCTGACATCCAGCAAAG ATAGTTCCCTAACTGGCAAGACCCACCCCTCAACCCCGGCCATGTACAAGTACCGGCCCTCGTTCGGCACCATCCCTAAAGTCCACTACAAAGCGGCAGGGGAGAAG ATTGTAATGCCAGATGACCACCATAAGGCGTCAGCCATCTTGGAGGAGGGCCGTTGCCACGTTGACTACCGCTCAGAGCCCAACCTGGACCTGCCTGACTACCACAATGCCCCTCTCCACCGTACCTTCCAGTCCTCCCCACTGCAGTTGGACTCCTACCTCATCAACTCCCGCTCCCTCAGCCTGAAGCAGGCCCACCAGCGCAGGGACAAGGGCCAGCTGCCTACCCTGCAGCCCGAGACCGCCACCTCCACCCCCTACAAGAGCGTCTTCTCCCCCAACACACTGTCCAACCGTAACGGCAGCCTCTCCTACGACAGCCTGCTCAACCCCAGCATTTCCCCAGCCACAGAGGCAGAGTGCATGGCCCACCCCGGTATGCCCTTTATGGGCTTCCACACACCCTACCTGCCAACCAAAATGTGCCATGTGCGGGGGCCTGAACTGCAGAGCCAGAGGCAGCAGGTCCCCCCTAGCTTCAACCCCATGTTGGGCTCCAGGGGGATAGGGATGAGCATGAGCAGGCAGTCCCCCCGGGACCGGGACCCGTCCCCGGTGCGCTACGACAACCTCTCCAAAACCATCATGGCATCCATCCAGGAGCgtaaggagatggaggagaaggagaagctgCTGCTGCACCATGGGGGACACTCTCAGGCTCAGGCCTATAATCAGGCTCAGGACTCAGGCATGTTTGACAGCCCTGGAGGGTACGGCCTGCCTCCTAGCGCCTGCTACCCAGACGGGCCCCGGGGCCCGAGCTCCAAAGGCCCCACACCCCCGGCCTATGGAGGCTCCAGGGACAACCTGATGGGGGTGGTGAGCTACGGGCCACGGACCCCCGTGCTGCGCTCCTCTGGTGGCTCCTCTCTGGTACGTGCCCCCAGGACTTCCTCCAGCTCCTTGCACACTGACAGCAGCATGCAGGGAGGAAGGGCCTCCGAGCCCTCCTACCGCTCCCCAGCCCATCAGCCCCACCACTCCCCCGCCATGCCCCAATCCCCCTCCTACACCCACCAGAAACTCTCCTTTATCCATGCCCTGGAGAGGACAGACTCACCCCGCCTGGGTGGCCCAAG AGAGGCCATGATGCAAAGTAAAGTGAATGGGCAAACGGACTGCCATCTAGGGCCCAACAGCTCCAGTGCCCAGGGCAACCCTCTCAGCCCTAGCCGCCACAGTAATGTCAAAAAGGTGACCGGGGTGGGTGGCACCACCTATGAGATATCTGTGTGA